A window of Struthio camelus isolate bStrCam1 chromosome 15, bStrCam1.hap1, whole genome shotgun sequence contains these coding sequences:
- the TELO2 gene encoding telomere length regulation protein TEL2 homolog isoform X1 → MAAEAPAVPRALREAAAALSAGGDVAAALSALQAALEAAGGAAALAERERAQFGAFLRRLVGSPRPGGLDSLPAAQREGLWRSCFVEAPAAPAFAALTEAVAAPGPSFCLITVVEVLEQFLQKGRLSALMWEVCQQQAQAGSPELQETLLSRIVCLPDHVSNKLQGKNPPVFFPQNYFPLLGDAIIQVLQKISDSLRDGLDCSITFVSHVLGKVCVHGRQKEILSVLVPRLTDLTKSDCIWQRICWRLVECVPDRWMEAVVLGFVQRASGADVLSRLLGNLVVKNKKAQFVVTQKLLLLQYGYTTGVLQNILGYLSLDSLRRALLIKVLQELLETWGSSSAVKHSPAEQQQYISKAILICLSHLKDSEIESCRQELLTSMMAGVKCHLDSSLPQIRRLGMIVAESISLKINTDGPVLKFQYEEDNETRELKSLLIQTPPCCVVPSLPGDDRNERADATLLAVLESNEKPHTAAHATPDEESDAELDSDDDLIPYDMSEDKELKTTKAPVYIRDCIEVLTGSEDVDKWDATIKALESLVRKNPAATKEVSVELAKILLHLEEKTCIEGFADLRQRAQVAVLTTDPIPVAQYLTSQFYSLNYSLRQRVDILDVLVVAAQEMSHPKVRGKNKHSSAQKPCIQLLPGSDSSKDWRRIVDDRIKSKTRRFAKGQSQVEQDSGPNEFNSIAGHFFFPLIQNFDRPLSTFDLLGEDHFVLGRLVHTLAILMYLAVNAMAVTTMGKALLEFVWALRFHTDSYVRQGLLSCISSMLLSVPAEHLLEDLTEELLETQSWLADVIEKDPDGDCRRLALQNLLLMENLKKKLETIPS, encoded by the exons TCGCGGCGGCGCTGAGCGCGCTGCAGGCCGCCCTGGAGGCCGCGGGGGGCGCGGCCGCCCtggcggagcgggagcgggcgcaGTTCGGCGCCTTCCTGCGGCGCCTCGTGGGGAGCCCGCGCCCGGGCGGGCTGGACTCGCTGCCGGCCGCGCAGCGGGAGGGCTTGTGGCGCAGCTGCTTCGTGGAGGCGCCGGCCGCGCCGGCCTTCGCGGCCCTGACGGAGGCCGTGGCGGCGCCGGG tcctagCTTTTGTCTGATAACAGTCGTTGAGGTGCTAGAGCAATTCCTGCAGAAGGGACGCCTTTCGGCTCTGATGTGGGAGGTCTGTCAGCAACAAGCGCAGGCTGGCTCGCCTGAGTTACAGGAGACCCTGCTCAGCAGGATTGTGTGTTTGCCTGATCACGTGAGCAATAAGCTGCAGGGGAAAAACCCACCGGTGTTCTTCCCGCAGAACTACTTTCCTCTGCTGGGCGATGCGATTATCCAGGTGCTGCAGAAGATCTCTGATTCTCTAAGAG ATGGCTTGGATTGCTCAATCACTTTTGTGTCTCATGTTCTGGGGAAGGTATGCGTTCATGGAAGACAGA AAGAAATTCTGAGCGTTTTGGTGCCTCGCCTAACAGACCTCACCAAGTCAGACTGCATCTGGCAAAGGATATGCTGGCGATTGGTCGAATGCGTACCAGACCGCTGGATGGAAGCAGTGGTCCTTGGTTTTGTTCAGAGAGCATCAGG GGCAGATGTCTTGTCTAGATTGCTGGGGAACCTGGTTGTGAAAAACAAGAAAGCTCAGTTTGTGGTGACTCagaagctgctgctcctgcagtatGGCTACACG ACTGGAGTGCTACAGAACATCCTCGGCTACTTATCCCTGGACAGCCTTCGACGTGCCTTATTGATCAAA GTGCTGCAAGAACTCTTGGAGacctggggcagcagcagtgctgtgaagcactctccagctgagcagcagcaatATATTAGCAAGGCCATTCTTATCTGCCTCTCCCACCTGAAGGACTCTGAAATAGAAAGCTGCAGACAAG AGCTTCTCACAAGCATGATGGCCGGTGTAAAATGCCACCTGGACAGCAGTCTGCCACAGATACGGCGTCTGGGAATGATTGTGGCGGAGAGCATTAGTTTGAAGATAAACACTGATGGGCCTGTCCTGAAATTTCAG TATGAAGAAGACAATGAAACGAGAGAACTGAAGTCCCTTCTGATACAGACTCCACCATGCTGTGTTGTCCCCAGCCTTCCAGGCGATGA CAGGAATGAAAGAGCAGATGCTACACTGCTGGCGGTATTGGAAAGTAATGAGAAACCACATACAGCAGCCCATGCGACACCAGATGAGGAGTCGGATGCTGAGCTTGACAG TGATGATGACCTCATCCCTTATGACATGTCAGAGGATAAAGAATTAAAGACGACTAAGGCCCCTGTATATATTCGAGACTGTATTGAAG TCCTGACAGGATCTGAAGATGTGGACAAATGGGACGCTACAATCAAGGCTCTTGAGAGCTTGGTTCGAAAGAATCCAGCAGCAACAAAAGAG GTTAGCGTGGAACTGGCGAAAATACTACTGCATCTGGAAGAGAAGACCTGTATTGAAGGCTTTGCAGACCTCCGTCAGAGAGCCCAAGTAGCTGTTTTAACCACTGATCCAATACCT GTAGCACAGTACCTGACCTCGCAGTTCTACTCCCTGAACTACAGTCTTCGTCAGCGCGTGGACATTCTTGAT GTATTGGTTGTGGCAGCTCAGGAAATGTCTCATCCCAAAGTCCGTGGGAAGAACAAGCATTCCAGTGCTCAGAAACCTTGTATCCAGCTCCTTCCTGGAAGTGACAGCTCTAAGGACTGGAGAAGGATTGTTGATGACAGGATCAAAAGCAAGACCCGGAGGTTTGCTAAG GGTCAATCTCAAGTGGAACAGGATTCTGGCCCAAATGAGTTCAATTCTATTGCTGGGCACTTCTTCTTCCCATTGATCCAGAACTTTGACAG GCCTTTGTCAACCTTTGATCTACTGGGAGAAGATCACTTTGTGCTTGGAAGACTGGTGCACACTTTAGCAATCCTGATGTACTTGGCTGTCAACGCTATG GCAGTCACCACAATGGGGAAGGCACTGCTGGAGTTTGTTTGGGCTCTGCGTTTCCACACTGACTC GTATGTGCGCCAGGGTCTCTTGTCCTGTATCTCCTCCATGCTCCTCAGTGTCCCTGCTGAACATCTTCTGGAAGACCTGACTGAAGAGCTCTTGGAGACTCAGTCCTGGCTGGCAG ATGTGATAGAGAAAGACCCAGATGGGGACTGCAGGAGACTGGCCTTGCAGAACTTGCTACTAATGGAGAACCTGAAAAAGAAACTCGAAACTATCCCTTCCTAA
- the TELO2 gene encoding telomere length regulation protein TEL2 homolog isoform X2, which produces MVVRTSFYCLKRVCDLFDLFFSSPSFCLITVVEVLEQFLQKGRLSALMWEVCQQQAQAGSPELQETLLSRIVCLPDHVSNKLQGKNPPVFFPQNYFPLLGDAIIQVLQKISDSLRDGLDCSITFVSHVLGKVCVHGRQKEILSVLVPRLTDLTKSDCIWQRICWRLVECVPDRWMEAVVLGFVQRASGADVLSRLLGNLVVKNKKAQFVVTQKLLLLQYGYTTGVLQNILGYLSLDSLRRALLIKVLQELLETWGSSSAVKHSPAEQQQYISKAILICLSHLKDSEIESCRQELLTSMMAGVKCHLDSSLPQIRRLGMIVAESISLKINTDGPVLKFQYEEDNETRELKSLLIQTPPCCVVPSLPGDENERADATLLAVLESNEKPHTAAHATPDEESDAELDSDDDLIPYDMSEDKELKTTKAPVYIRDCIEVLTGSEDVDKWDATIKALESLVRKNPAATKEVSVELAKILLHLEEKTCIEGFADLRQRAQVAVLTTDPIPVAQYLTSQFYSLNYSLRQRVDILDVLVVAAQEMSHPKVRGKNKHSSAQKPCIQLLPGSDSSKDWRRIVDDRIKSKTRRFAKGQSQVEQDSGPNEFNSIAGHFFFPLIQNFDRPLSTFDLLGEDHFVLGRLVHTLAILMYLAVNAMAVTTMGKALLEFVWALRFHTDSYVRQGLLSCISSMLLSVPAEHLLEDLTEELLETQSWLADVIEKDPDGDCRRLALQNLLLMENLKKKLETIPS; this is translated from the exons ATGGTTGTGCGCACATCTTTTTATTGCTTAAAAAGGGTCTGTGACTTATTcgacttatttttttccagtcctagCTTTTGTCTGATAACAGTCGTTGAGGTGCTAGAGCAATTCCTGCAGAAGGGACGCCTTTCGGCTCTGATGTGGGAGGTCTGTCAGCAACAAGCGCAGGCTGGCTCGCCTGAGTTACAGGAGACCCTGCTCAGCAGGATTGTGTGTTTGCCTGATCACGTGAGCAATAAGCTGCAGGGGAAAAACCCACCGGTGTTCTTCCCGCAGAACTACTTTCCTCTGCTGGGCGATGCGATTATCCAGGTGCTGCAGAAGATCTCTGATTCTCTAAGAG ATGGCTTGGATTGCTCAATCACTTTTGTGTCTCATGTTCTGGGGAAGGTATGCGTTCATGGAAGACAGA AAGAAATTCTGAGCGTTTTGGTGCCTCGCCTAACAGACCTCACCAAGTCAGACTGCATCTGGCAAAGGATATGCTGGCGATTGGTCGAATGCGTACCAGACCGCTGGATGGAAGCAGTGGTCCTTGGTTTTGTTCAGAGAGCATCAGG GGCAGATGTCTTGTCTAGATTGCTGGGGAACCTGGTTGTGAAAAACAAGAAAGCTCAGTTTGTGGTGACTCagaagctgctgctcctgcagtatGGCTACACG ACTGGAGTGCTACAGAACATCCTCGGCTACTTATCCCTGGACAGCCTTCGACGTGCCTTATTGATCAAA GTGCTGCAAGAACTCTTGGAGacctggggcagcagcagtgctgtgaagcactctccagctgagcagcagcaatATATTAGCAAGGCCATTCTTATCTGCCTCTCCCACCTGAAGGACTCTGAAATAGAAAGCTGCAGACAAG AGCTTCTCACAAGCATGATGGCCGGTGTAAAATGCCACCTGGACAGCAGTCTGCCACAGATACGGCGTCTGGGAATGATTGTGGCGGAGAGCATTAGTTTGAAGATAAACACTGATGGGCCTGTCCTGAAATTTCAG TATGAAGAAGACAATGAAACGAGAGAACTGAAGTCCCTTCTGATACAGACTCCACCATGCTGTGTTGTCCCCAGCCTTCCAGGCGATGA GAATGAAAGAGCAGATGCTACACTGCTGGCGGTATTGGAAAGTAATGAGAAACCACATACAGCAGCCCATGCGACACCAGATGAGGAGTCGGATGCTGAGCTTGACAG TGATGATGACCTCATCCCTTATGACATGTCAGAGGATAAAGAATTAAAGACGACTAAGGCCCCTGTATATATTCGAGACTGTATTGAAG TCCTGACAGGATCTGAAGATGTGGACAAATGGGACGCTACAATCAAGGCTCTTGAGAGCTTGGTTCGAAAGAATCCAGCAGCAACAAAAGAG GTTAGCGTGGAACTGGCGAAAATACTACTGCATCTGGAAGAGAAGACCTGTATTGAAGGCTTTGCAGACCTCCGTCAGAGAGCCCAAGTAGCTGTTTTAACCACTGATCCAATACCT GTAGCACAGTACCTGACCTCGCAGTTCTACTCCCTGAACTACAGTCTTCGTCAGCGCGTGGACATTCTTGAT GTATTGGTTGTGGCAGCTCAGGAAATGTCTCATCCCAAAGTCCGTGGGAAGAACAAGCATTCCAGTGCTCAGAAACCTTGTATCCAGCTCCTTCCTGGAAGTGACAGCTCTAAGGACTGGAGAAGGATTGTTGATGACAGGATCAAAAGCAAGACCCGGAGGTTTGCTAAG GGTCAATCTCAAGTGGAACAGGATTCTGGCCCAAATGAGTTCAATTCTATTGCTGGGCACTTCTTCTTCCCATTGATCCAGAACTTTGACAG GCCTTTGTCAACCTTTGATCTACTGGGAGAAGATCACTTTGTGCTTGGAAGACTGGTGCACACTTTAGCAATCCTGATGTACTTGGCTGTCAACGCTATG GCAGTCACCACAATGGGGAAGGCACTGCTGGAGTTTGTTTGGGCTCTGCGTTTCCACACTGACTC GTATGTGCGCCAGGGTCTCTTGTCCTGTATCTCCTCCATGCTCCTCAGTGTCCCTGCTGAACATCTTCTGGAAGACCTGACTGAAGAGCTCTTGGAGACTCAGTCCTGGCTGGCAG ATGTGATAGAGAAAGACCCAGATGGGGACTGCAGGAGACTGGCCTTGCAGAACTTGCTACTAATGGAGAACCTGAAAAAGAAACTCGAAACTATCCCTTCCTAA